The following nucleotide sequence is from Pygocentrus nattereri isolate fPygNat1 chromosome 25, fPygNat1.pri, whole genome shotgun sequence.
TGTGCTTATGATCACTGTGGTCATTGTCTAAACCTTTACATGCAACTAGTGAAAGCAGTAGGGGCCAATAGGCAAACtgttaaatacaaaaacaatggtGATAGAGTGAAAGAGCTGCTATAGCATAAGTCACAGAGCCACTGTGGGTGTGTCAGATCATCATGGGATCAACATTACGAAGTGTGCTGCAATATCAGAGAACAGGGTAATTACCCACAACCCCATTATTGGGCCATACAACACAAAACATCTGGCATTCTTAGATGTGCTTCACAGAAATATAAAGAACGACAGGGAGCCAGTCAGGAACTCTTAAAATGACGGCTTTTGCAAGACAAATATGCATTCGTGCTGTTTGGTGTTACCAGTGTGGTGATGCACTTGGTCATTTTGATTGATTGTTTTACCAGAATTTCAGGAAATGTGCCAAAGCAGTTCATTACTGGAATGTTTGTCCTTGACAGTATGAGCCAGTCAACCGCACTAATGTATGGTCATATTTTGTAGCTGGACAATAATTCCAGGTGTGTTATTCCACAGTTTTGCTGtctttactattttttttatgtggaaatgtatttttactgtGTGCAAACCTTTGTCTAGTATTGTATTCTGTTGCTTACattatgtttttgtgtttttggatcTGGCTGTCCGACATGGGCCTGCTTGCTTCTACAATAAGGGGTCTATGGAACATGAACAGACTAAATTAAATTACTTCGGAAATTCATCAGTGCAGATGTAAtgatctgattttctcactGGGGGCAGCAGTGTGTCTGCTGAAGTTCACAGCAGCGTACTGCACACCCTCTTCTTCTCTGGAGTCTAGAGGAAGTTAGCAGTGAGGAATGGAGGCTCTTCCCGTGAGGAAGAGGGTCTGAAATGAACACTGGAGTAGTGAATGTCATCCTGATCCGCTGAGACTTCTCTGCTTCTGGGATCAGAGGTCATTATCAGGGCTGAGACATTGCCATACACAGCAGTAGagtcacactgagagagaggaaaagaaagcacatggtataaaataagcaaatattTGATGGTGGTCACTCACTCAGTCGCTCCTCTGTAACACGCTCACCTGTTCACTCTCCTCAGCTCTGCTGGGGCCTTTTTTCCTCCTGAAAAACAGTTCCTACGACGTTCAGTTCATACAGCGTTCATTTGAAATGCATGTCaaatgaaatataatgtatgGTTAGTTCACATACCACATCCACAGAGCTGCGGTGATGAGTATTAGAGCCAGAAAGACGGACACTCCCACTGTCATCAGCCTTAACACTGAGATCTCCTCTGGACCTTCACAAACAAACCATCCATCAAAAGCCCCTCGAGGACACTTCAACCCAGCACTCAGCAAACTGTATCAACACATATGCTACCAGCTAACCAAAATAAGGGGGTTTGAACAGTTGGTCATCTTGTACTTTGTCtcattataaaaaataaaaataaaaaaagacaaaaacacattttgactCATTTCACTGTCCCAGTACATTATGAAGAATGTTTCTCAGTGAGTTGTGTGCCGGAggcatttctctctctgagaGAGCTGCTCTGAGCGGCTGCTGAGAGAGTGTGATTAGTACAACCCAGCTTACTTATTGGAGCAAACGGCTGTCCTGCTGGCTGGACTCAGTTGTCCCGCCTCCGCCGCTGCGCCCTCTAATTGAGCCCCCCGTCCCTACCCcactccccctccccctccctctgtcttctgctgagaagagaagaggcgAGACGCAGCCGGACCTTAGAGGGCAAACGCTGGGAGAACTTGGAGAGTAGCTAAGCTCCCTAAGCTCCCAGTAATGTGTGAAACCCCAAAGAATTTGCTGTAACAAGACGATaaatgggcggcacggtggcgtggtgggtagcgctgtcacctcacagcgaggagggcctgggttcgattccccggccgggcgaccagggtcctctctgtgtggagtttgcatgttctccccgtgtctgcgtgggtttcctccagattctccggtttcctcccacagtccaaagacatgcagtcaggccaattggacatgctaaattgcccctaggtgtgagtgactgtctgtgtctgtctgtctgccctgcaatggactggcgacctgtccagggtgtatcctgccttccgcccgaagactgctgggataggctccagcaccccccccgcgaccctgacggaggagcggcttagaagatggatggatggatggatgaagacGATAAATGGTCAAGTTTCATACTTCCAGCTGTATTCCCCAATGAGTAAGCCTGATACATTTGAAGGGGATCCTGATAATTGTCGTGGTTTTTTACTCCAGTATGATGTTTTTTGAGAACTCCCCCGGTAAgttctgataaaaaaaaaaaatcccctttaTTGTGTCTCATTTGGCTGATAGAGTGTTAGAGTGGGCTGTGGTCAGCTGGTCTCACATACAAGACCTCACTTACTCCCAGCTTATTAAGGTGTTTAGGACTATTTTTGACTGTCCTTATGAAGGAAAGGTTAGTGGGGAATTACTACCTAAAATCTGCCACAGTAGCTGCTCAGAATTCCGTACACTAGCCGCTAACAGTGGGTGGAATGAAGCTGCATTACTCGACGTGTTTTGTCAGTTGCTTATTTCAGACATTTTGAATGAACTAGCCGGTCGAGACGATAATCTGACACTAGATCAGCTCATAACTCAGTCGATCAGACTTGACCATCTACTGCAGGGTAGGTTAGTAAGAGTAATGCTACTAAGCTGCCCCAACACAGACCCTATGACTGTGCTGTAGAGCTGATACAGAATCCTGTTTTGTCCAACAAAAGAGTCTATCCCCTGACCCAAGAGGAGGAGAAAGCCCTAGACACGTATATTCAAGAAGCATTTGAACATGGGTGTATTAGGCCATCAACATCCCCGATAGCTTCcagttttttcttcataaagAAAAAAGACGGTAGCTTAAACCCTTGTATAGACTATCGAGCCCTTAATCAAATGACCAAGAAGTACCCTTATCCTCTCCCGCTAGTGTCTGTACCCTTATTACAATTAAAAGGGGCCCAATACTTCATTAAACTCGACCTTAGAAGTGCATATAATTTGATTTGTATATGAGAACAAGATGAATGGAATACTGCATTTGTGACTGCTAGGGGGCACTATGGATACTTGGTTATGCCTTTCAGCCTCTCTATCGCCCCCTCTGTTTTTCAGGCCTTCATTAAAGAGGTCTTTAGAGACATGCTAGGTAAATACATCATAGCCTATCTCGATGATATTCTTGTTTATTCCCCAGATAAAGAAACCTATGTAAAGCATGTTCACACAGTTCTACATCATCTGCTCGAGCACAACCTATTTGTCAAGGGTGAGAAGTGTGAGCTTCCCCTCCAATCAGTGTCTTTCTTAGGGTATATAAGAAGTTCATAAGGTGTCATAATGCATTATCAATCAATTATATTTCCTCATTTCTATTGTCGATTCATCCAAGACTTTCAGTAGTCTTGCAGCGCCCCAAACGTCCCTACTAAAAGGTGGTTCTGAGAAACTCCGTTGGACGGAACAGGTCGAGCATGGATTTCAGACCTTTGAAGAAAGCTTTCACTACAGCCCCAATTCTAAAACACCCTGACCCTTCTTTGACCCGGTTTGTAGTAGAGGTGGACACTCCAGAGACAGGCGTAGGTGCTGTCCTATCACAATGCTCCAGTTCTCCTCTGAAACTCCCAATTCACCCATTTGTAGTCATCTAATGATAAGAATTTAGAATatctctgtaatgctaaaagATGAAATTCACGCCAAGCTAGAtggtctttattttttttccgtTTCAATTTCAGCATCACGTGTCACCCAGGTTCTAGAAAGCAAGGCAGATGCTCTATCTAGAATATACCAAAATGAGAATCCTGTTTCCACCCAATCGGAAcctgaacatttttgaaaagtattaACCGAAATGGGCAAGATTACGTCTGTGAGAGATTCTGAGtcattttctattcattttcgATCAATAGAAATTTCCTTATTACAAATGTTGTCAACATATTGCGCCATATCACTAACTCAGTCAAAAGTCAAGATTAGAGTACTCCCACACTGAACCACCATCTTCATCAAACTAATAGTTTTAAATTCTATTCACTAACAAGAAATCAATCATTTTCAGTTCCTTAAATAACGAGAATGTGTAATCAAAAAAATTGGTTCCATTACATCACGTACATAGCACGTCCAGACGGGTGGGTGTTGAGCTGTGCTGTCCTAGCTGGTTCTGAGCGGTGCAGTAGTAGAGTCCACTGTGCTGGGAGCTGATGTTGGTGATGGTGTAATTCTGGCCTGTTGTCAGTGGTGCGTctgaagctgctctctgcttAAACCAGGAGTAGATGAGAACAGGAGGGTTTGAATCACTGCTGCAGCTCAGAGTCACTGACTCTCCCTCCACTACCTCTCCAGAGGAAACCATCACTGCTCTGGTGTTTTTAGGAGAATCTGATTGGAAAGGCGATAAAAGATTTGAAGTGTATATATTAGTTGAATTATTATAgctattatatataatacatagtAACTTGTCTCACTGCTGAGGAGctgtaattttattattaattacatgtattattaataatttagtaATTATTAATTACTAAATGTTACTCACCAATTCATTTGTTAATTGatacattatataaatatgACGTTTTTTGTATATATGACAATGTACTGTAAACTCACAgactggaggagagaggaggctCTCATGTCCTTCAACAGCACAAGTATAGCTGACCTCACCACTGACCACATCTACAGAGCAGGATACAGATTTGCAGTGGATAACATGCTGTCCATTCTTGTACCAGATGTAAGTGGGGTTGTTAGACAGAGTGCAGGTGCTGCTACACTCCAGTGTTACTGTCGGTTCCTCTGACACTGTTACAGGAACAGGTTCCACTTTCACCTGCAGGCCTGTGAGAAATCAGTCTCTTTAGAGTTCAAACACAGACAGCAAACGCTGCTTCACAAGCAGAATTAGAACACATTTCTCCTAcctgtgacagagagagagactccagCAGAGCTATGTGTGCGATTCCAATAGGGGGCTTTAAGTCGGAGGAGATATTCTGATGAGTCGCTCTCTGTGAGATGTTTCAGTCGAAGTATGTTCATATTTGCTCTGTCACTGAAAAACTCCACTCGGCCATCTGCAGCTGTCAGCTCTTTGTCCTGTGGGGCAAATCTGATGTACCAGGCGGGCTGGGGGTCAGACTGCTGACCAGAGAAAGTGTAGTAACTGTGGATGTCCACTGATGAGCCAGTGAGAGCACAGATAGTCTGGGTGGAGTAAGACACATTCCAGCAGCTGTTCTGATCAGGAACACCTGAAACATGCAAAGGGACTTTTAGTTGTTGTGAGACTCTACTGCTATTTAGGCTCTTAGACTTTAGATGTCTGCTTTCAGGATGTCTGGCTTATGATAATACAACTGCTGTTGACAGCCTCACTATTTGACAGAATGGGAGTCTTCACTCTAAGAAAACACAATTAGTAATAAACCACTCACGTTTAATTgttactctgattaaacaaaacaataactgCCTAGTAATTCTGTTTGAGTTTGAATGTGCTCACATGAAAAATGTACTGTATGCTAAattgaaacaacaacaacaacaacaacaacaacaggcaGCAACAGGCAGCatccttcttctttcggctgctccctttaggggtcgccacagcggatcatctgcctccatcttgccctatctactgcctcctctactttcacaccaaccatctccatgtccaccttcactacatccataaaccttctctgaggtctacctcttctccttctgcccggcatctcctacattctttgcccaatatatccactaatcctcctcaacacatgtccaaaccatctcaacctggcctctctggctttaatGATTATGGATAATGTATATAGGTAAGTCCAGGAGAGACACTAATTCTGAAAAGATTTTAATGGGAGCTATAATTAGTGTACATCATTGTATAAGTCAAAATTGATGTTTAACGAACACTGAAATCCTGGATTATGTCTGCACTTCCCCAGTATTAAATTCTGTAATTCAGTAATGAGGCCatcattcatttctttaataCATGAATGACTTCTGAAGCTCTTAAATATGACACAAAATTGCGCAATGTATCATCTTAAATGTAATGTGTTTATACTCCAAATACTCATGGAGCAGATAAgaatattgtaaaataaataaataaataacaacaaaaaaaaactattattcATTTACATACGAGCCCATCAGTCAAAAGACATGAGACATGTCTGTGTGTACAAGCTGCTGTCTCTTTAGGATTGCTCGGAACACATGCATGGAGCGCAAAGCTGCTGTTGGAGTATGAATAGATTTAGTCGCCTTTCTGTGTCCATAAATTTCATATTAAAGAAACAAGCAAATAATATTTACTGCAGTGACTCTGTGTTTGTGCTGGACACGATGAGGAATGTGCAGCAATGCATTTGCACAAGTGTGAAATATGTGGTGAATTTAAGGCTTTTTCACAGATGTgattttaatacacacacacacaaaaaaaacaagctgggaaaagagagaggtgtgtTTCTTTTGATTTGCTAACATAAGAAAAATGGTCAGTTCGCCTGGTAGGTTTCTCCAGTGAGATATGGGTTTAAGCACTGAATGAAGCTACTGATTCTTTGCTGGTTTTCAGCTTATGGAGGGGAACTTGAACATCTCCCAAACTAAAACAAACCATGCAGGAGCAGTATAACACACATATGAGGATATTGCTGTACAGTCCCTGACAGAGGTTCTGTTGCTTATCCACGCTGTGGAAACAAAAGCTTATAACCTGACTTTAAATTCATCCATTGGTTTTAGAAATGACTCCTATGAAAGCTGAAACCCTCCCAAATGAGGTCTAATTTACGAAAATAAATTTGCTTCACTGCAGAAATATTGATCATTTAATGAACACAGAAAGGTCAGAGTTTGGCCAGACAAAAGTTTTGTCGCCTTGTCATATAATGCACCCAGTCCTAGTTTACAGCCTCACCTGTGCTCACTAATTGATCGGTTAATTAGTGGGTGTGTATAAAAAGAACCCCAGCACCCCAGACCTTCACTTGAACTGCAACTTGACCTCTGACAACATGCCAAAAATCCACCCTGCGACCAAAGCCTTGATTATCAAGAGGCTGAAGACCAGATCCACTGCAGAGGTGGCTGGCACCTTTAATGTGTCTCAGCGTCAAGtacaaagaattaaaaaaagatttgaagAGACTGGAGATGTTTTTGACAAGCCCAGGTCCGGTAGACCCCACAAGACAACTGCTCAGGAGGAACGTTTGTTGGTTATAAAATCCAAAGCCAGCCCCTCACAGCCTGGTCACCTCATGTCCTTGTGTCAACTAGAACAGTTTATAGGATTCTGTCTCGAAATGGCCTCCATGGTCGAATCAGTGCCCAGAAGCCAGCACTAAACAAaaggcaattaaaaaaaaacatgtggcATTTGCCAAGGCCCACAGCCTGCTAAACGGATGGACGCTGGAAAAGTGGCAGGAGATATCTCAGATGAATCTTCAGTTGAATTACACCACAGCCGCCGCAAATACTGCAGGAGACCTACTGGAGCCCATATGGATCCAAGATTCACCCAGTTAAGTTGGGTGGTGGAAAGATCATGGTCTGGGGTTACATTTGCAAGGTGGAAGGAAATATCAATAGCCTAAAATATCAAGAAGTATTAGCTACCTCTTACATTCCCAATCATAAAAGGGGTCAAATTTTGCAGCAGGATGGTGCTCCATCTCTTACATCCATCTCTACATTAAAGTTCCTCAAGGCAAAGAAGATCAAGGTGCTCCAGGACTGGCCAGCCCAGTCaccagacatgaacatcattgAGCATGTTTGGGGTAGGATGAAAGAGGAAGCTTGGAAGACAAAACCAAAGAATCTTGGTGACCTCTGGGAGGCATGTAAGACTGCTATTCCTGATGACTTCATCAATAAATTGTATGAGTCATTGTCGAACCACTTGGATGTAGTCCTTTTTATTAAATATGGCTCTAATAGCACCACAACTTCATTCACCAATGTTATCAAACATATCTTTGTATTTGAAGCAAATGATTTTTTTGattttcacatttctttctGTGGGCGACAAAACTTTTGTCTGGCCAAACTCTGACCTTTCTGCGTTCATTAAATGATCAATATTTCTGCAGTGAAGCAAatttattttcagaaattaGACCTCATTTGGGAGGCTTTCAGCTTTCATAGGAGTCATTTCTAAAACCAATGGATGAATTTACAGTCAGGTTATAAGCTTTTGTTTCCACAACATGGATAAACGACAGAACTTCTGTCAGGGATTGTAATTTATAACAGGAAATGAACCCATTCACATGAAAAGTAAGCGAGTGTGTAGCAGTCTGCTGTCAGATGCTTCTCTGCATTTCGTCCACTTTGGGTCTCGCGGCTTTCTGAGTGAGGTCATAGTCACTGGTATTCACGTCAAAGTTGGGTTGAAAGTCTTTCTCAAATTTGTTGAGTTGAGTCATCAAATTTATGACTTGAGTGCATTTCGTTAGGGGACAGCGgggaggcggacccaagtgcagaactgaaacccagagaaaacaaaaaggtaaTGGGATATAAGGGGCAACAGAATATGCAGTTGCCGTCACCACTAATGAGGCGCCTGGACTGAGGTTCACTACCATAACTGTTATGGTCAACAGTCCACGGCACTTCCGCTGCGCCACTAGAGTTTGCAAGTGCCGATTGTCAAAATACCTCAAGGAAGGTGGGAAAAAGGAACGGGAACGAATGACAAACAAAGGGGACACCACTGGCagcgtgctcaaacaaaggctcaGTTGAaaggtaaaacaaacaaaaatgaaaacacaaagataCTGCCACCGTAATTATGATGGTTGGCAGACTTTCCTTCACCTGTTTACTCTTTCAGCAAACACCTTTGGTGTGGCTGGGATTTTGGGTGGGGCTTTTTTGTTGTGAGTACTTTGGGTCGCACCTTGCTGCCGTCGCcttctgctggcagcaggtggcGCGGGCTGGGTGCCTTGCTGCCGACGCCCTCTGCTGACAGCAGACGATGCAGACTGAACCCTTACAATCATATGACTTGTCCACATCTCTGGCATCTATTAGGGTCGAATTAGTGTTTAAAGCAGTAAACATGAACATGCACTTGCATGGATGTACACCAATCACCTGAAAATCTTAATCCAGCTACCTCAAAGTTAGCAACCCTGTAGCcatacaaaacacaaacacagaatacAAATGCAGTCAGAAACTATGTTCTAACAAGatgaagaataataataataataatcaaataacaAACAACTGAAACATACAAATTGCaccacacaaaacaaaataaacaagctGTCGCCTTTACACTACATGTACTGAACAAATATAGTAACTACAGTGAGATAAGTTTAAACTGAAGTTCttacagacagcaggagagCACAGCTCTTCATATCCTCTTACAGCGCAGGAGTAGCTGCCTGCATCCACAGCTCTGATATGCAGATGCAGTTCATTACTGGTCTGGTCAGATACAGGCTGTCCATTCTTGTACCAAATGTAAGTGGGGTTGTTAGGCAGAGTGCAGGAGCTGCTACACATCAAATCCTTTCCTCCACTGTCAGTGTCTGAAACTGTCATTTTTAGATCTGCAGGAGATATTAAAACCAGGTTTGTTATTTGTCTATCGAATCAAAGTGTAGTAAAGTCAACTTTTTATGTTACGCAGCCCTACCTGTGACAGACAGAGTGACTCCAGGTTCTCCAGTATATTCCCCTCCATCAGTGTAGAATCTGAATCTGTATGTTtgagcgtctctctctctcaggcgaGTGATTTTCATACTACAGTCATTCTGGAAGCTCTGTCTGTACTGCACTCGTCCCTGATACTCCTCATCCTCTCTCACATCCACAGGCTCAGCACCAGCCCGCTCTTTAATGAACCACactgatttagtcactgtttgTGTCCCAGGGTGCTCATAAGAGCAGGAGAGGTCAACCGATGATCCTCTCAAGCCACATACAGAATGACTAGAGTAAGTTATTTTCCAGCAGTTATTCTTATTTGAATCAGCAGCAACACCTGAAACATACAGAGATCATAGTTATCAACCTCTAGAGACAGTAAAATTCTATTCACGGCCCCCAGATGTTCAACAGATATGGATCAGTGCTGGTTCACAATATCAAATCTGTCTGGTAATCTTTACCTAGGTTACCTACTACGACTAACAACCCCAATTTCATCCTGTGACCCAGCAGCCACAGCTGTTGCCAAAATAAGAGGTTCTTATCAAGTTAGGATGGTTTGAAGGCCCATGTATCAGTAGGTAAGATATGTGCCCCCACCAGCTAATTTCATCTTAAAAATAGAATTGATGGAGGGAAGACAGATAGATGGTAATCCAGATATGTACTGTCCAAATCACAATAAATCCCTCCCACTTACAAAATGAGGAGATTTCAAAGCAAAGACATAAAGTGAATGCAAGACATTCCTAAAAGAGCACAAGAGGTGTGTTGGTTACAAGTTTAGCTCATTTGGCTAAAGAATGTCAAGTTGTGCTTAACTGGCTTTGAACAGCCATGTGTTCAGACATGATTATCTCCCATGTCTTTCAGGCAAGAagttcacactgagcaccaTGAAAGCGCTCCTGCTGAGGTAACACCAGTGGAATGACATCAGTGTGGAAAGTTTCCCGACTTTTATTTTCAAAGATTGGCCCTCAATATCCTTGACAACCAGGGAGACCTGTCACAGAGACCTCTGCCCAGAGACATCTTCACATTAATGATGTAGTAATTATATCTCTTCTCAACAAATCTGAAGCTACTGACATGCTCAAGGGCACCAAGCCTCAACCGGCAAAACCAATGAACTAATTTAAGTTAACAATGCAGCTGTAGTTAGTTTTTCATGTTTCTCATTTGCTCCTGTATTTGACACGCTGTGGGTTCAGGTCCTGATTTGAGTTCTTTTCATTAGTTTTGGTACTTGTTTTCAATGCtgggtggaagtacaaggaACGTGCATTCAGACACTTACACACTGGAGGAGAGCGTTGCCAGGTGCCAGACAACTTACAGGAGTAGCTGCCTGCATCAGATGGACTGGTGGAGTCAAGCCAGATTGAGGCACCACGTGACCATCCCTTCCTTCTGCCATTCCTGTACCAGTAGTAGTGCAGGTTTTCATTGAGGCTGCAGTTGGAGCTACAGGTCACTTTTATCCTTCTCTTTCCTGCAGCCTCATGATCAATCTTCACCTGAAAGTCTACACATAGATCATTTCTGCACTTCCAAATATTGggaaacattttacattgagaaatgtatTCATTAACATAAACACATAAGGTAAATATTTGATAATGGTTAATTACGTCAAGTACCAACTGCATCAGTAAAtcttgtgttctttgtttttgcatatataaataatgattttatatgcagtgttaaCTAATAGCTGTTAGACTAATGAGGGAAAGTACTACcctaatgtaatatatttagcAAAAAATATACTTTGATATATTAGAAATGCTGAATCAACTCTCATCTCTGTCAGACAGCCATCATGCCTT
It contains:
- the LOC108415652 gene encoding B-cell receptor CD22-like translates to MKITRLRERDAQTYRFRFYTDGGEYTGEPGVTLSVTDLKMTVSDTDSGGKDLMCSSSCTLPNNPTYIWYKNGQPVSDQTSNELHLHIRAVDAGSYSCAVRGYEELCSPAVCVPDQNSCWNVSYSTQTICALTGSSVDIHSYYTFSGQQSDPQPAWYIRFAPQDKELTAADGRVEFFSDRANMNILRLKHLTESDSSEYLLRLKAPYWNRTHSSAGVSLSVTGLQVKVEPVPVTVSEEPTVTLECSSTCTLSNNPTYIWYKNGQHVIHCKSVSCSVDVVSGEVSYTCAVEGHESLLSPPVYSPKNTRAVMVSSGEVVEGESVTLSCSSDSNPPVLIYSWFKQRAASDAPLTTGQNYTITNISSQHSGLYYCTAQNQLGQHSSTPTRLDVLCPEEISVLRLMTVGVSVFLALILITAALWMWRKKGPSRAEESEQCDSTAVYGNVSALIMTSDPRSREVSADQDDIHYSSVHFRPSSSREEPPFLTANFL